In Clupea harengus chromosome 1, Ch_v2.0.2, whole genome shotgun sequence, one DNA window encodes the following:
- the btbd17b gene encoding BTB/POZ domain-containing protein 17 isoform X1 — protein sequence MAYLFEGRSMSTLLCLMTLLVGLDFHAVAVGGAALRLDMNPENGFTTLNHSMAMVQRMEALLAQGNGSDVTLRVRTIGTDEVKIIQAHSLVLTLQSDMFDELLQNRNNSVLVLREPQDCAAVFDKFIRYLYCGDISVRLDQAIPLHKLASKYRVWSLQQGLTRYMTQHLSSDSPTGHVVGWYQYSLQIGDVSLRDSCLQYLSWNLSSVLQSAEWVSISDELLLSLLQRSDLILQSELDLYEALENWIEQNQPASDTVETALRAIRYGMIPPQHLFRLQKQSPLMVKHYESIRDLLFLAFQFHSASPIQLAKYFDVNCSIFTPRNYLSASWGSPWVINNPTRDDRSNSFQTQLGPSGHDSTKRVTWNTLFSPRWLPLSVRSGFGEHGAMQSTRTDLGRPRIIVTPATSSPDFAGVSFQKTVIVAVRQQGKMVVRHVYNFHQSTEESGDFLVDADLQRRGSEYLIDNSLFLHVIVKPLYHSLIVSKK from the exons ATGGCCTACTTGTTTGAGGGAAGAAGTATGTCTACTCTGCTCTGTCTGATGACTCTCTTGGTGGGGCTAGACTTCCACGCCGTGGCTGTTGGTGGAG CAGCTCTGAGACTAGATATGAACCCGGAGAATGGCTTCACCACACTGAATCACTCCATGGCAATGGTGCAGCGGATGGAGGCCCTGTTGGCCCAGGGGAACGGCAGTGATGTGACCCTCCGAGTGAGGACCATCGGCACAGATGAGGTGAAGATCATCCAGGCCCACAGCCTGGTGCTGACCCTGCAGAGTGATATGTTTGACGAGCTGCTCCAGAACCGTAACAACAGCGTCCTTGTCCTCAGGGAGCCACAGGACTGCGCTGCAGTCTTTGACAAATTCATCAG GTACCTCTACTGTGGTGACATCTCTGTGCGCCTAGACCAGGCCATTCCCCTGCATAAGCTTGCCAGCAAGTACCGCGTGTGGAGCCTGCAGCAGGGCCTAACCCGCTACATGACTCAGCACCTCTCCAGTGACTCACCAACGGGTCACGTGGTGGGCTGGTATCAGTACTCCCTGCAGATTGGTGACGTTTCGCTGCGGGACAGCTGCCTGCAATACCTGTCCTGGAACCTGTCGTCTGTGCTGCAGAGTGCTGAGTGGGTATCCATCAGTGATGAACTGCTGCTGTCGCTCCTTCAGCGCTCTGATCTCATCCTGCAGAGCGAGCTGGACCTCTACGAGGCTCTGGAGAACTGGATCGAGCAGAACCAGCCGGCAAGCGACACAGTGGAGACCGCATTACGGGCCATCCGGTATGGTATGATCCCACCACAGCACTTGTTCCGGCTGCAGAAGCAGTCGCCACTCATGGTCAAACACTACGAGTCCATCCGCGACCTGCTCTTTCTGGCCTTCCAGTTCCACTCAGCCTCTCCCATCCAACTCGCCAAGTATTTTGATGTCAACTGCAGCATCTTCACGCCTCGCAACTACCTGTCTGCGTCCTGGGGGTCGCCTTGGGTGATCAACAACCCAACACGTGACGACCGCAGCAACAGTTTCCAGACGCAGCTGGGCCCCAGCGGCCATGACTCCACCAAGCGTGTGACCTGGAACACCCTGTTCTCGCCACGCTGGTTGCCACTGAGTGTTCGCTCTGGCTTTGGTGAGCACGGCGCAATGCAGTCCACGCGCACCGACCTTGGCCGGCCACGCATCATCGTCACCCCAGCAACCTCCAGCCCGGACTTTGCAGGCGTGAGCTTCCAGAAGACAGTGATTGTGGCTGTGAGACAGCAGGGCAAAATGGTGGTCCGTCACGTCTACAACTTCCACCAGAGCACGGAGGAGTCTGGAGATTTCTTGGTGGATGCCGACTTGCAGCGTCGTGGCTCTGAGTACCTCATTGACAACTCCCTTTTCCTGCACGTCATAGTGAAGCCCCTCTACCATAGTCTTATTGTTTCCAAAAAGTAA
- the btbd17b gene encoding BTB/POZ domain-containing protein 17 isoform X2, translated as MAYLFEGRSMSTLLCLMTLLVGLDFHAVAVGGALRLDMNPENGFTTLNHSMAMVQRMEALLAQGNGSDVTLRVRTIGTDEVKIIQAHSLVLTLQSDMFDELLQNRNNSVLVLREPQDCAAVFDKFIRYLYCGDISVRLDQAIPLHKLASKYRVWSLQQGLTRYMTQHLSSDSPTGHVVGWYQYSLQIGDVSLRDSCLQYLSWNLSSVLQSAEWVSISDELLLSLLQRSDLILQSELDLYEALENWIEQNQPASDTVETALRAIRYGMIPPQHLFRLQKQSPLMVKHYESIRDLLFLAFQFHSASPIQLAKYFDVNCSIFTPRNYLSASWGSPWVINNPTRDDRSNSFQTQLGPSGHDSTKRVTWNTLFSPRWLPLSVRSGFGEHGAMQSTRTDLGRPRIIVTPATSSPDFAGVSFQKTVIVAVRQQGKMVVRHVYNFHQSTEESGDFLVDADLQRRGSEYLIDNSLFLHVIVKPLYHSLIVSKK; from the exons ATGGCCTACTTGTTTGAGGGAAGAAGTATGTCTACTCTGCTCTGTCTGATGACTCTCTTGGTGGGGCTAGACTTCCACGCCGTGGCTGTTGGTGGAG CTCTGAGACTAGATATGAACCCGGAGAATGGCTTCACCACACTGAATCACTCCATGGCAATGGTGCAGCGGATGGAGGCCCTGTTGGCCCAGGGGAACGGCAGTGATGTGACCCTCCGAGTGAGGACCATCGGCACAGATGAGGTGAAGATCATCCAGGCCCACAGCCTGGTGCTGACCCTGCAGAGTGATATGTTTGACGAGCTGCTCCAGAACCGTAACAACAGCGTCCTTGTCCTCAGGGAGCCACAGGACTGCGCTGCAGTCTTTGACAAATTCATCAG GTACCTCTACTGTGGTGACATCTCTGTGCGCCTAGACCAGGCCATTCCCCTGCATAAGCTTGCCAGCAAGTACCGCGTGTGGAGCCTGCAGCAGGGCCTAACCCGCTACATGACTCAGCACCTCTCCAGTGACTCACCAACGGGTCACGTGGTGGGCTGGTATCAGTACTCCCTGCAGATTGGTGACGTTTCGCTGCGGGACAGCTGCCTGCAATACCTGTCCTGGAACCTGTCGTCTGTGCTGCAGAGTGCTGAGTGGGTATCCATCAGTGATGAACTGCTGCTGTCGCTCCTTCAGCGCTCTGATCTCATCCTGCAGAGCGAGCTGGACCTCTACGAGGCTCTGGAGAACTGGATCGAGCAGAACCAGCCGGCAAGCGACACAGTGGAGACCGCATTACGGGCCATCCGGTATGGTATGATCCCACCACAGCACTTGTTCCGGCTGCAGAAGCAGTCGCCACTCATGGTCAAACACTACGAGTCCATCCGCGACCTGCTCTTTCTGGCCTTCCAGTTCCACTCAGCCTCTCCCATCCAACTCGCCAAGTATTTTGATGTCAACTGCAGCATCTTCACGCCTCGCAACTACCTGTCTGCGTCCTGGGGGTCGCCTTGGGTGATCAACAACCCAACACGTGACGACCGCAGCAACAGTTTCCAGACGCAGCTGGGCCCCAGCGGCCATGACTCCACCAAGCGTGTGACCTGGAACACCCTGTTCTCGCCACGCTGGTTGCCACTGAGTGTTCGCTCTGGCTTTGGTGAGCACGGCGCAATGCAGTCCACGCGCACCGACCTTGGCCGGCCACGCATCATCGTCACCCCAGCAACCTCCAGCCCGGACTTTGCAGGCGTGAGCTTCCAGAAGACAGTGATTGTGGCTGTGAGACAGCAGGGCAAAATGGTGGTCCGTCACGTCTACAACTTCCACCAGAGCACGGAGGAGTCTGGAGATTTCTTGGTGGATGCCGACTTGCAGCGTCGTGGCTCTGAGTACCTCATTGACAACTCCCTTTTCCTGCACGTCATAGTGAAGCCCCTCTACCATAGTCTTATTGTTTCCAAAAAGTAA